From a single Arachis hypogaea cultivar Tifrunner chromosome 3, arahy.Tifrunner.gnm2.J5K5, whole genome shotgun sequence genomic region:
- the LOC112789572 gene encoding uncharacterized protein isoform X2 has protein sequence MSTTLLLLLLLLVLLVSVIVLPNPYFQFHKVLAFSDLISHCAKPDPEVSGDTEKNFGELLSEELKLRENQALEQQQHADMALLEAKKIASSYQKEADKCNSGMETCEEAREKAELTLVAQKKLTALWELRARQKGWKEGAAKSQGNVQTKLLRE, from the exons ATGTCAaccactcttcttcttcttcttctccttcttgtgCTCCTTGTCTCTGTGATTGTTCTTCCGAACCCATACTTTCAATTCCACAAGGTGCTTGCTTTTTCAGATCTCATTTCAC ATTGTGCAAAGCCTGATCCGGAGGTGAGTGGAGACACCGAAAAGAATTTTGGCGAACTATTGTCAGAAGAACTAAAGCTAAGGGAGAACCAAGCTTTGGAACAACAGCAGCATGCTGACATGGCACTCCTCGAGGCGAAGAAGATCGCATCTTCGTATCAAAAGGAAGCAGACAAGTGCAATTCAGGGATGGAGACGTGCGAGGAGGCGAGGGAGAAAGCGGAGTTAACCTTGGTAGCTCAGAAGAAGCTGACTGCATTGTGGGAACTTAGAGCACGGCAGAAAGGGTGGAAAGAAGGGGCTGCCAAGTCTCAAGGAAATGTACAAACTAAACTGCTTAGAGAATAG
- the LOC112789572 gene encoding uncharacterized protein isoform X1 has product MATNNTGVILKIALGVVALCIAGYIVGPPLYWHLMEGLLDVNHSSSSSSPSCAPCLCDCSSEPILSIPQGLSNTSFGDCAKPDPEVSGDTEKNFGELLSEELKLRENQALEQQQHADMALLEAKKIASSYQKEADKCNSGMETCEEAREKAELTLVAQKKLTALWELRARQKGWKEGAAKSQGNVQTKLLRE; this is encoded by the exons ATGGCTACGAACAACACGGGGGTTATATTGAAGATTGCTTTAGGGGTTGTGGCACTGTGCATAGCAGGGTACATAGTGGGTCCCCCTCTTTACTGGCACTTAATGGAAGGATTGCTTGATGTCAaccactcttcttcttcttcttctccttcttgtgCTCCTTGTCTCTGTGATTGTTCTTCCGAACCCATACTTTCAATTCCACAAG GTCTGAGTAACACTTCATTTGGAG ATTGTGCAAAGCCTGATCCGGAGGTGAGTGGAGACACCGAAAAGAATTTTGGCGAACTATTGTCAGAAGAACTAAAGCTAAGGGAGAACCAAGCTTTGGAACAACAGCAGCATGCTGACATGGCACTCCTCGAGGCGAAGAAGATCGCATCTTCGTATCAAAAGGAAGCAGACAAGTGCAATTCAGGGATGGAGACGTGCGAGGAGGCGAGGGAGAAAGCGGAGTTAACCTTGGTAGCTCAGAAGAAGCTGACTGCATTGTGGGAACTTAGAGCACGGCAGAAAGGGTGGAAAGAAGGGGCTGCCAAGTCTCAAGGAAATGTACAAACTAAACTGCTTAGAGAATAG
- the LOC112789573 gene encoding cellulose synthase-like protein B4 translates to MANQTSLPFYEKHRFKYNFKRVIDVLILILLLLLLGDRVISLVNNYRFHWLVVLICESWFTLGWIFTITTQWNPATIKTYPERLLQRLQLQELPAVDLFVTTADPVLEPPIMTVNTVLSLLAMEYPSDKLACYVSDDACSPLTFYALQEASKFAKHWVPFCKKFNVQVRAPFKYFSHVASYDHDLSTQQFKQECLRMKDMYDNLSRRIEEACRTSIPSCRLDGDFAVFLNTQRDNHPTIIKIIWENKEKHSEGLPHLIYISREKKPKHPHHYKAGAMNALTKVSGLMTNAPIILNVDCDMFVNNAKIALHAMCVLLDPKGQKEVAFVQCPQQFYGKLKNDPLGNQMVVLFKYVASGLAGLQGPFYGGTNCFHRRKVIYGLSPDEAEKGNMSEKKLKQEFGASEELVKSAADVLEGRTYSPNHDINISKSLESANQVASCGYEYATGWGDQIGWKYGSITEDVLTGLSIHKKGWRSEFCTPEPIAFTGCAPIGLPTSMGQQKRWATGMIEIFFNKKYSPLVCTIFGKLHFRQFLAYMWIMNWGFQPIFEASYVCLLTYCILTNSNFMPQGPALSIPITLVVIYMLHTILEYLATKLSIQEWWNNQRMSRIYIMNARFSGFLALILKLLRISNTVFDITRKDQNFSSDDGEDCLDNNINDDAGTFTFDESSVFVPGTTILLMQLAAMVIKIIGLVGSRSGNNNKNNGYGSVCDMLCSLYLILCYWPFLRGIFRRGKYGIPFSTIFKSATLAFLFVSLCTQTQTISG, encoded by the exons ATGGCAAACCAAacatctcttcccttctatgaaAAACATAGGTTCAAATACAATTTCAAAAGAGTAATAGATGTCTTGATCTTAATCCTGCTACTACTTCTACTTGGCGACCGAGTTATCTCTTTGGTCAACAACTACCGTTTCCATTGGCTTGTTGTTTTGATATGCGAATCATGGTTTACCTTAGGTTGGATTTTCACCATCACCACACAGTGGAATCCTGCTACTATTAAAACATATCCAGAACGCCTCTTGCAAAG GTTGCAATTGCAAGAGCTTCCGGCGGTTGATTTGTTTGTGACAACAGCAGATCCGGTGCTAGAACCGCCGATAATGACAGTGAACACAGTTTTGTCATTGTTGGCAATGGAATACCCAAGTGACAAGCTAGCATGTTATGTTTCAGATGATGCGTGTTCCCCTCTCACCTTCTACGctcttcaagaagcttctaaaTTTGCCAAACACTGGGTTCCTTTCTGTAAGAAATTTAATGTCCAAGTTAGAGCTCCATTTAAATACTTCTCTCATGTGGCTTCTTATGATCATGACTTATCAACACAACAATTCAAACAAGAATGCCTAAGGATGAAG GACATGTATGATAATCTTAGCCGCAGAATAGAAGAAGCTTGCCGAACATCAATTCCATCTTGCCGACTTGATGGAGATTTTGCAGTTTTCTTAAACACCCAAAGGGATAATCATCCCACCATAATCAAG ATCATATGGGAGAATAAGGAAAAGCATTCAGAAGGGTTGCCACATTTGATCTACATATCAAGAGAGAAAAAGCCAAAGCATCCACATCATTACAAAGCGGGTGCCATGAATGCTTTG ACAAAAGTGTCCGGTTTGATGACAAATGCTCCTATTATTCTGAACGTGGACTGTGACATGTTTGTAAACAATGCAAAGATTGCATTACATGCGATGTGTGTTTTGCTTGATCCTAAGGGGCAAAAAGAAGTTGCATTTGTTCAGTGTCCCCAACAATTTTATGGTAAATTGAAGAATGATCCTCTTGGAAATCAAATGGTGGTTCTCTTTAAG TACGTGGCAAGTGGATTAGCAGGGCTTCAAGGACCTTTTTATGGAGGAACAAACTGCTTCCATAGAAGAAAAGTTATCTATGGTCTTTCGCCAGATGAAGCAGAAAAAG GAAACATGTcagagaagaagctaaaacaagaATTTGGTGCTTCAGAAGAGCTTGTGAAATCAGCTGCTGATGTTTTGGAAGGAAGAACATATTCCCCTAATCATGATATCAATATTTCCAAATCACTTGAGTCAGCAAATCAAGTTGCTAGCTGTGGATATGAATATGCCACTGGCTGGGGAGATCAG ATTGGTTGGAAATATGGATCAATAACAGAAGATGTTCTAACTGGACTGTCAATCCATAAAAAGGGTTGGAGATCTGAATTCTGCACACCAGAGCCAATTGCATTCACAGGctgtgcaccaattgggcttccaACATCAATGGGCCAACAGAAAAGATGGGCCACTGGAATGATTGAGATCTTCTTTAATAAGAAGTATAGTCCACTTGTTTGCACCATTTTTGGCAAATTACATTTTAGGCAATTCTTGGCTTATATGTGGATTATGAATTGGGGCTTCCAACCAATTTTTGAAGCCTCCTATGTTTGTCTCCTTACCTATTGCATCCTCACCAACTCCAACTTCATGCCTCAG GGACCAGCCCTATCAATTCCTATTACTCTTGTTGTAATTTATATGCTACATACAATATTAGAGTACTTGGCAACAAAGCTATCAATCCAAGAGTGGTGGAACAATCAAAGAATGTCAAGAATATACATCATGAATGCTAGGTTCAGTGGATTTCTTGCCCTGATTCTTAAGCTTCTAAGAATATCCAACACTGTCTTTGACATTACAAGGAAAGATCAAAATTTCTCTAGTGATGATGGTGAAGATTGCTTAGATAATAACATTAATGATGATGCTGGTACCTTCACATTTGATGAATCCTCAGTTTTTGTTCCAGGAACTACTATTTTGCTAATGCAATTGGCAGCAATGGTCATCAAAATTATTGGATTAGTGGGATCAAGGAGTgggaataataataagaataatgggTATGGATCAGTATGCGACATGTTATGTAGTTTGTATTTGATTCTTTGCTATTGGCCATTTTTGAGAGGGATATTTAGAAGGGGCAAATATGGAATTCCATTTTCCACAATTTTCAAGTCAGCAACACTGGCATTTCTTTTTGTGAGTCTATGTACACAGACACAGACCATTAGTGGTTAA